The following proteins are encoded in a genomic region of Macadamia integrifolia cultivar HAES 741 unplaced genomic scaffold, SCU_Mint_v3 scaffold2028, whole genome shotgun sequence:
- the LOC122065467 gene encoding G-type lectin S-receptor-like serine/threonine-protein kinase LECRK2 codes for MVDNLAPLFSLLCLLLLPLYPFPASAQTYNNVSLGKSLSAGSSPSSWVSPSGEFAFGFQAINNTDAFLLAIWYEKIPEKTLVWYANGDNPAPKGSKVQLTSDGNLELNNTQGEEIWKAQSQSQSQSQSQSSVGVTYGAMLDTGNFVLVDTNSVHIWESFKNPSDTILPSQILELGGMLSSRQPTNYSRGRFQLRLLNDGNLVLNTIALPTNYAYAAYYVSNTYASGYQVVYNESTAMIFIQSKDGSILLCLTVESIPSTKTHYHRATIDFNGVFTQYARPKSSLSSNGDESWSIIGSIPDDICSFNSQDVGEGICGYNSICKIVQSRPVCECPTQYSLLDPNNILSGCKPDFILQGCYENGSGSQTEILYRMAELLDTDWPNSSTYQRREPYTEADCQNSCLYDCQCAIATFNDGHCWKKSLPVRNGKQNSDVAVKAFLKVSAGNSTQRNPHPPSVPEDYNPGSNPNEKEKAQGLFSVVAALLLGGSLFFNLIFLAAIFMGVLMYHKKPKEKVQKPISLETNLQSFTYKDLEEATDRFKEELGRGAFGVVYKGVLGFDSKLVAVKKLNKVQQEGDKEFKTELSVIGQTHHKNLVKLVGFCEEGQHRLLVYEFMSNGSLASFLFGSSRPDWNQRTQIAFGIARGLMYLHEECSIQIIHCDIKPQNILLDDSYTARISDFGLAKLLMTDQSRTNTAIRGTKGYVASEWFRHMRITVKVDVYSFGVMLLEIICCRRSVDLEIGDDERSILTDWAYDCYRERRLDALVENDMEAINDIERLERFLKVAIWCIQEEPSLRPTMRKVVQMLEGIVEVSDPPRPYLFVSVAET; via the coding sequence ATGGTTGACAATCTtgctcctcttttctccctcttgtgtcttcttcttcttcctctctaccCCTTTCCTGCGTCCGCTCAAACTTACAATAATGTGAGCTTGGGTAAATCTCTCTCTGCCGGCAGCAGCCCCTCTTCATGGGTTTCACCTTCAGGTGAATTTGCGTTTGGGTTCCAAGCCATCAACAATACGGATGCCTTCTTGCTTGCCATCTGGTATGAGAAAATACCTGAGAAGACTCTAGTTTGGTATGCAAATGGAGATAATCCAGCACCCAAAGGATCAAAAGTTCAGCTTACCAGTGATGGTAACCTGGAGCTCAACAACACTCAAGGAGAAGAGATATGGAAggcccaatcccaatcccaatcccaatcccaatcccaatccagTGTTGGTGTCACCTATGGTGCAATGCTTGACACTGGCAACTTTGTGTTGGTGGATACAAACTCTGTTCATATATGGGAGAGCTTCAAAAACCCAAGTGACACCATTCTCCCTTCCCAGATATTAGAACTGGGTGGCATGCTTTCTTCTCGACAACCAACCAACTACTCCAGAGGAAGGTTCCAGCTTCGCCTGCTTAATGATGGAAATCTCGTTCTGAATACTATAGCATTACCAACAAACTATGCCTATGCTGCTTATTATGTAAGCAACACTTATGCTTCTGGTTATCAAGTTGTCTACAATGAGAGTACAGCCATGATTTTTATTCAAAGCAAGGATGGAAGTATATTATTGTGCCTCACAGTTGAGAGCATACCCTCTACCAAAACCCATTACCACAGAGCAACCATTGATTTTAATGGTGTTTTCACGCAATATGCTCGTCCTAAGTCCTCTTTGAGCAGCAATGGTGATGAAAGTTGGTCCATCATCGGGTCTATTCCTGATGACATTTGTTCTTTCAATAGTCAGGATGTGGGCGAAGGGATTTGCGGCTATAACAGTATCTGCAAGATTGTGCAAAGTCGACCTGTTTGTGAATGCCCAACTCAATATTCCTTACTTGATCCTAACAATATATTGAGTGGCTGCAAACCTGACTTCATACTACAAGGATGCTATGAAAATGGATCAGGATCCCAAACTGAGATTTTGTATAGGATGGCCGAGTTGCTTGACACGGATTGGCCGAATTCATCTACCTATCAAAGGCGGGAACCTTATACTGAAGCAGATTGCCAAAACTCTTGCTTGTATGATTGTCAATGTGCAATAGCCACTTTCAATGACGGGCACTGTTGGAAGAAGAGCCTACCGGTTAGGAATGGGAAACAGAACAGTGATGTAGCTGTGAAGGCTTTCCTCAAAGTCTCAGCAGGAAATAGTACCCAGAGaaatcctcatcctccttcaGTTCCAGAAGATTATAACCCTGGTTCAAATCCTAATGAAAAGGAGAAAGCTCAAGGTTTGTTTAGTGTTGTTGCAGCTCTGCTATTAGGTGGCTCACtatttttcaatttaatttttctagcTGCAATTTTTATGGGGGTTCTGATGTACCAtaagaaaccaaaagaaaaggtACAAAAGCCAATTTCCTTAGAAACAAATCTGCAATCTTTTACTTACAAAGACCTGGAAGAAGCTACAGATAGATTCAAGGAAGAGCTGGGAAGAGGAGCTTTCGGTGTTGTCTATAAAGGGGTCTTAGGTTTTGATTCTAAACTTGTAGCTGTAAAAAAGCTCAACAAAGTGCAACAAGAGGGAGATAAGGAGTTTAAGACTGAATTGAGCGTTATTGGCCAGACCCATCATAAGAATTTGGTCAAATTGGTTGGATTTTGTGAGGAAGGACAGCATAGGCTCCTGGTTTACGAGTTCATGAGCAATGGCAGTTTGGCAAGCTTCCTTTTTGGATCGTCAAGGCCAGATTGGAACCAAAGAACCCAGATTGCATTTGGTATTGCAAGGGGGCTTATGTATTTGCATGAAGAGTGCAGTATCCAGATCATCCATTGTGATATAAAGCCTCAAAACATACTTCTTGATGACTCTTACACAGCAAGGATTTCTGACTTTGGATTGGCCAAGCTCTTGATGACTGACCAGAGTCGAACTAACACAGCCATTAGAGGGACCAAAGGCTATGTTGCATCTGAGTGGTTCAGGCACATGCGTATCACAGTGAAAGTAGATGTGTATAGCTTTGGTGTCATGCTTTTGGAGATCATTTGTTGTCGGAGAAGTGTTGACCTAGAAATAGGTGATGATGAGAGATCCATTCTGACCGATTGGGCTTATGATTGCTATCGAGAAAGAAGGCTAGATGCTCTGGTGGAGAATGATATGGAAGCGATAAATGATATAGAAAGGCTGGAGAGGTTCCTCAAGGTAGCAATTTGGTGTATTCAAGAAGAGCCATCACTAAGACCCACAATGAGGAAGGTTGTACAGATGCTAGAAGGAATTGTTGAAGTTTCTGATCCCCCACGCCCTTATCTTTTCGTCTCAGTTGCTGAAACTTGA